In Streptococcus mitis, the DNA window TCTTACCAGCATGTTGGCTGGGCCGGTTGCCGGTGCCATTAGTGGTTTCATCAACAACGTGATCTATGGGCTGACCTTATCGCCAATTTCAACCGTGTATGCGATTACCAGCATCGGAATTGGGCTTGCTGTCGGAGTTTTGCACGCCAATGGGTGGTTCTCGTCAGCGCGACGAGTATTTGTTTCTGCTATTATTATTGCCATCGTTTCAGCTGTCATTTCAACGCCACTCAACGTCATCTTTTGGGGTGGTCAGACCGGTATCGCTTGGGGTGACTCATTGTTTGCGGTAATGGTCGCCAATCATGCACCAGTGTGGCTGGCCTCATTTATCGATGAGTTTGTCTTGGATATTTTGGATAAAGTCTGCGTGGCCTACCTGGCATTCTTCATCTATCGTCAGCTGCCGAAGCGGATGGTGCACTTCTTTAGCGATGATAAATGATGACTGATAAAATATTGATTTCTGGAGCGCCACGGGTCAAGCTCAAGTGGTACCAGGTGATCGATCCGATTACTAAGCTCTTGTTCATCTTGGACATGACGTTGTTGAGCTTTGCCAGTATGAATTTATTGCTTCAGGCCGGATTAATTCTTGTCGCAACACTGCTATTGTTATTTTCCAAATTGAGTTCTACCACCTTTAAGGCGCTGGGATTCAGCCTGTTTCTGATTTGCACCATGCTGATCATCCAAGGGTTATTTTACAGTCGGAATCAAACTATGCTGTTTTCTGTGCTTGGGGTGTCGTTCTACAAAGAAGGCCTGCTTTACGCCACCACTCTGGGTTGTCGAGTATTGGTGATTATTTTGACCAGTGGCTTTTTTATGGTGACCACGAGTATTTCAGAAAACGCATCCTATTTGGAACTGTCCGGATTGTCTTATAAAACCGTCTACGTTCTGATGTCGGTGTGTTATATTTTGCCGGAAATGATGCGCAATATGCGGAAAATCCAGCAGGCACAAAAAGTTCGCGGAACCAATCCGCAAAAAACGTTGATTCAGAAATTAAAGTCAGTCCTGCCGGTTCTAATTCCATTGGTGATTAAGACCTTGGATCAATCGATGACTCGGTCGATTTCTCTCCAACTGAGAGGTTTTGATAATCTCAACCGGACTGTCAGAACCTCCCAGCGCGTGTATCGCCTGTCGCGGACGCTGCACATTGGTCTGACTGGATTGGCAATTTTATTGATTGGGTGGAAGATATGGACGAAGATAAACGGATTGTAATTGAAAATTTGACCACCCGTTATCCGGGTACTGAGCAACCACAACTGCGTCAGATTAACGCGGAGGTTCATACCGGCCAGGTGGTTGGGATTATCGGGAATAGCCACTCCGGCAAATCGACTTTGTGCCGTGTGCTGGCAGGGGTCATTCCCAAAATTGTGTCTGCTGAGATTGAGGGCGATTGGCACATGTTTGGCCAGCGAGTGTCCGACAATTGGCCCGTTTATAATGCCATGAATGGAGTTGTACTGCAAAATCCAGCTGGCCAACTAAGCGGGTTGGCAGACACGGTTGGCGATGAAATCGCCTTTGACTTGATTAATCAGGGAATGGCTGAAGGACTGATTCAAAAACGGGTTGAAGAAGTTGCCACGCAAATGGGGCTGATTGAACAGCTGAATTTGCGTCCCGAGAGCCTTTCCGGTGGTCAGATCCAGCGGTTGGCAATTGCCACGGCGATTGTAGCTAATCCGGCTGTTTTGATTATGGATGATCCGACCAGTGAGATGGATCCCCTTGGCCGCCGGCAATTTTTCCAATGGCTGGCCAAAGTCAAAGAGACGACTGTCTTCATTGTCACCAGTGAAATTGACGATTTGTGCGAAGTCGCCGACGTTGTGTGGGTGCTGCACGAGGGTCAAATGGTAGCCCAGGGCAGGCCGGGTGAGGTGTTTAATCATTTGGCAGCTGACTGGCAGATTCCAGCCCCGACAATCCAGCAACTTGCTCAAAAAATGGATTGGCACTTGGCTGATGGCCGGTATCCGGTGAATTACGCTGATCTGAAGGAGGTCCGTTATGTCCACAATTGAACTGAGCCACCTGACGTTCACTTATCCGGAACGGTCCTTTAGCTTGGATGTTGAAGACAAACACTTCGCCGATCCGATGGTGGCGATTGTCGGCCAAAATGGTGCCGGCAAATCAACGCTCTTCAAATTGTTGACGGGCTTGCTGACACCACAAACCGGTGTGATTAAGATCGATGGAGAAAATTTTAATGATCTTAAACCAGTCGAAAAGTTACTGAAGGTTGGGATTACTTTTCAGAATCCTGACGATCAGCTTTTCAACCCGACCGTTCAACGAGAGGTGGAGTGGAATGTCGCGCAGATCATGGATGACCACGACACGATTACGAGACGGGCTTTAGCGGCTCTAAAAAGAGTTGGCTTGGATGATAAAACAGCTGAAAGTCCATATGACCTGTCATTGTCGGAACGCAAGCTGTTGAGCGTTGCCACAGTTTTGGCAGTGGATCCGGCGATTTATTTATTTGATGAGCCGATGATGTCGCTTGATTGGGAAAGCCGGCGCAAGTTGACCGCAATTTTCCATCAGTTGGCTGATTCGGGCCACCAAGTTGTGACCATCACCCATGACATGGATTGGGTCGCCGCCGAGTTTGAGTCGGTGTATGTTATGGAACACGGGAAGTTTGGCTTCGCCGGCAGTCCACGGGAATTGTTCAGCAATCACGAACTTGTCCAGCGAGTGGGATTACTACCACCGCGGATTATGGACATAGCGGAGTCGCTGGGTGATTCACAGACATATTTATCGGTTAATGATTATTGCCAGAAAAATCGAGATGTATAGAAAAAGTCACCTCTGCGGGTTTTCCAGGTTGAAGGATTAACTTCAGCTTCTGGCAAGAACTCACATGGGTGACTTTTGTGTTTAATAACGTTTCATGATCATCGGGTGCTTCCTCAGATCACTCGGTTTGATTTTACTTTGTTTCATGGTCATAATCATATACCATTTCTTTTGGATTTTTTGTTTGACTAATACAAAATAGGTCTTCATGGGTCTTCGCATTTTTAGCGCCTATTAGGATCATCAGTATAATTTTCTGAATTAGGAGACTGTCCCATCACTATTCGAACTTCGTCTCCCAACTTACGCTGTTCCCATTCAATGGTGTAGGGCAAATCCTCATGACAGCTGTTTACCGTGAACAGTGGATATTCTGGGCTGCTACTAATGTCTTTTCAATCTATCTCTGGTGGGGAGAAAGCCTGCAAATCCAAGGGAAATACTTGATTTATCTCATTAACAGTCTAGTTGGTTGGTATCAGTGGAGCAAGGCAGCTAAGCAGAACACTGACTTACCTAACTAAGAAAAAATGTTTAAAAGTGCTATTTTGAGTTTTCGGTTAAAACAGATAGAGTTGAAAATCAAGGATTTATATTATGAAAAAGAGGATCGGCGGATCCTCTTTTCTTGTTGAAAAGATAAAAAACTTACTAGCCTAGAAATAAGGTAACTGAGTTCTACTCTGTATTCAATTTTTAGGAATGAGAAAGTCTAGATAAAACTGGACAACTTCCTGTTCTGTGAAGTCTTGCCCTTTTTTGAGCCACCAGATCAATGTCTCGGTAAAGTTTGTTATGACCAAGTGTTGGAGATAAGAGGCAGGCAGACTGGGGTGAGCTTCTTTCAAATCATCAGCCAACAAGGGATAGACGTGGTTCTCCAATTCTCTCTGGAGTTGACGGAGGAAGTAGTCATTTTTGGAAAATAGCAGACTGGTGATATGGTCTTGATTCTTCTGAAAATGGAGAAAGAGGTGGGCGAGGTAATCCTCGGTTGAAATGGACTTCTCTCTTTCAAAGAGGTGATGGAAGAGGTAGCGACAAAGCTCGTCCAGAAGTAGTTCCTTACTCTCATAGTGACAGTAAAAAGTGGAACGTCCCACGTCTGCGAGATCAATGATATCCTGAACCGTAGTGGATTCGTAGCCCTTATCGTTCAAAAGTTGTAGAAAAGCTTGATAGATGGCTTTTTTTGTTTTACTGATACGACGGTCGATTTTAGTCATATGGACACTTGAGGCAAAATGTTCAGAACTGAATAAAGTTGACGCTTTGCTTCTATCCTTTCTTTGAATTTTAGTGGATAATGATAATGAACAAGATGTTCATAAATATATTATAA includes these proteins:
- a CDS encoding ECF transporter S component codes for the protein MKTEPIHRTSMWKFKLSAATMTLIPAAVGINYVAKALAEGLKLPVWLGSLGTFLTSMLAGPVAGAISGFINNVIYGLTLSPISTVYAITSIGIGLAVGVLHANGWFSSARRVFVSAIIIAIVSAVISTPLNVIFWGGQTGIAWGDSLFAVMVANHAPVWLASFIDEFVLDILDKVCVAYLAFFIYRQLPKRMVHFFSDDK
- a CDS encoding energy-coupling factor transporter transmembrane component T; this translates as MTDKILISGAPRVKLKWYQVIDPITKLLFILDMTLLSFASMNLLLQAGLILVATLLLLFSKLSSTTFKALGFSLFLICTMLIIQGLFYSRNQTMLFSVLGVSFYKEGLLYATTLGCRVLVIILTSGFFMVTTSISENASYLELSGLSYKTVYVLMSVCYILPEMMRNMRKIQQAQKVRGTNPQKTLIQKLKSVLPVLIPLVIKTLDQSMTRSISLQLRGFDNLNRTVRTSQRVYRLSRTLHIGLTGLAILLIGWKIWTKINGL
- a CDS encoding ABC transporter ATP-binding protein, whose amino-acid sequence is MDEDKRIVIENLTTRYPGTEQPQLRQINAEVHTGQVVGIIGNSHSGKSTLCRVLAGVIPKIVSAEIEGDWHMFGQRVSDNWPVYNAMNGVVLQNPAGQLSGLADTVGDEIAFDLINQGMAEGLIQKRVEEVATQMGLIEQLNLRPESLSGGQIQRLAIATAIVANPAVLIMDDPTSEMDPLGRRQFFQWLAKVKETTVFIVTSEIDDLCEVADVVWVLHEGQMVAQGRPGEVFNHLAADWQIPAPTIQQLAQKMDWHLADGRYPVNYADLKEVRYVHN
- a CDS encoding energy-coupling factor ABC transporter ATP-binding protein, whose amino-acid sequence is MSTIELSHLTFTYPERSFSLDVEDKHFADPMVAIVGQNGAGKSTLFKLLTGLLTPQTGVIKIDGENFNDLKPVEKLLKVGITFQNPDDQLFNPTVQREVEWNVAQIMDDHDTITRRALAALKRVGLDDKTAESPYDLSLSERKLLSVATVLAVDPAIYLFDEPMMSLDWESRRKLTAIFHQLADSGHQVVTITHDMDWVAAEFESVYVMEHGKFGFAGSPRELFSNHELVQRVGLLPPRIMDIAESLGDSQTYLSVNDYCQKNRDV
- a CDS encoding TetR/AcrR family transcriptional regulator — its product is MTKIDRRISKTKKAIYQAFLQLLNDKGYESTTVQDIIDLADVGRSTFYCHYESKELLLDELCRYLFHHLFEREKSISTEDYLAHLFLHFQKNQDHITSLLFSKNDYFLRQLQRELENHVYPLLADDLKEAHPSLPASYLQHLVITNFTETLIWWLKKGQDFTEQEVVQFYLDFLIPKN